Proteins co-encoded in one Gouania willdenowi chromosome 1, fGouWil2.1, whole genome shotgun sequence genomic window:
- the LOC114462698 gene encoding axoneme-associated protein mst101(2)-like isoform X3, with protein sequence MSADAFQSEYASVMDSMMRTAMAQTTKLVESMVNDLRAEISRVRTENELLRSACGRPDEQKNQGNHPAVHAGDTRLLSAAQAEDYRSVAEKHDRAVQCDLANMAELAPLQQHQHVTEKRTKYVLRPHKSVTDDDGNSQMTFTLVKHEHSDAVCSIDPMFVSSDPAFADETQDLELYTVEEKPTLMLIQKFEETTATPIFEKEPSPPRSPIISIATVMSITEEEFDSVGRPNFSLQETSMVLASEAPNVPERPTLLPPCLFEHSYAQKKRGAPPRKRRRRKRLVPKKQRKNPRPKVSPIPSLSVSNSPHHLEVNVAGKRTTGRARALKQQDEEEEEVTDHSSDPEDEQRVMVPLTLTQPIAEQPQSHTEAEDETQIKSNFVLVWDDPDSLDEAPHVNPIPEPLVHNAPVESTQETVPTADNLTYIDLTATSEDALLSDHFDLQSGIMLLATASEQQTQRDDLRSCQRQENAQTCGLFLGGEPEPPQEPEQEQVREAEGKRAREEAKRVREEEAKRVREEELVQKEAKRVREKEKQAREEQRVQEEAKRVREEVQRVQEKRVQEEAKRAREEETKRAREKERVREEAKRVREEAKRVREEAKREREEAKRAREEEAKRAREEEAERAREEEAERAREEEAERAREEEAERAREEEAERAREEEAERARVQEAERARVQEAERARVQEAERAREEEAERAREEEAERAREEEAERAREEEAERAREEEAERARVQEAEKLARAQEAEKLARAQEAEKLARAQEAEKLARVQEAEKLAQEEEARRVQEEEARRVQEEQKARRLREEAQQEEQAREQTIVELNSSQKAASDLCAVLQTSLPFAKMNLSPVVRLQRLKFLKASKKPFKVSMLFLRGLSVDAVENNQSRSKQTEHTSSTCILTQLKSSPCLVELGTVHRAEKASVSSSSSTRNQSTKNKQVDESPTPLSHPSDPSSEISQSQFLATLAVLPKHRDSEKSSRKDGADGRRPYVWSRMCKKSSTTTSLHHHKKKKDRTKEGGDGNKNTVKRRLSLENKDESEQVKAKEPVQIAAKKPVMVEDPTFFSELVAASGNRRFGRPSVNRARLDAVKKSPGHKTAQLSSTSPSCSATSKNDSSANSEWSIPCSPGRPKTNGKIRSPEQSVDVEEALQSKSCPSGSQEKYEQSPQRMASKSTNATPEKSLNDQESLHVRKSGASPGSKAALLDGIRRFLTKTPNENPESAASSAECPPVKKVKLVQTLISSRKSLSSISVARLRKLAKAKAKRRRQQFEKTGTVKTNGTWIPPTFEESEVVRLQEEELARKEAESSFPGVDLMSLLVKKEPITSPLQPLTVIGKHLLRNQCGECGCKFSCSAALEKHVSMHYLYRPFTCKLCGKCYPNSKAFKRHDRVHRNGRIHVCPQCGKGFVYRYGLAKHIRMVHSRIKPFVCQICNKSYATRQDVESHTRSHTGEKPFSCEFCEKRFIRRVQLNMHLRRHLGERRFWCPECNKGFMDMSNMKKHMLTHTGLKPHACPHCPKTYTQAVNMRKHVQSVHCF encoded by the exons ATGTCTGCGGATGCCTTTCAGAGCGAGTACGCCTCCGTCATGGACAGCATGATGAGGACCGCCATGGCACAGACCACCAAGCTGGTGGAGAGCATGGTGAACGACCTGAGGGCCGAGATATCCCGAGTAAGGACCGAGAACGAGCTCCTGCGCTCGGCGTGCGGGCGGCCGGACGAGCAGAAGAACCAGGGAAACCATCCAGCTGTTCATGCCGGAGACACAAGGCTTCTATCGGCTGCTCAGGCCGAGGATTACCGAAGTGTGGCGGAAAAACACGACCGAGCTGTGCAGTGCG ATTTGGCCAACATGGCGGAGCTGGCACCGCTCCAACAACACCAACACGTCACAGAGAAAAGAACTAAGTACGTCCTGAGGCCTCACAAAAGTGTCACAGACGACGATGGGAACTCCCAGATGACGTTCACTCTGGTCAAGCATGAG CATTCAGACGCCGTGTGTTCTATAGATCCAATGTTCGTATCGAGTGATCCAG CGTTTGCTGATGAGACCCAGGACCTAGAGCTGTACACGGTGGAGGAGAAGCCCACACTAATGCTCATCCAGAAGTTTGAAGAAACCACAGCCACGCCCATTTTTGAAAAGGAACCCAGCCCCCCGCGCTCCCCCATCATTTCCATCGCCACAGTGATGAGCATCACTGAGGAGGAGTTTGACAGCGTAGGACGACCAAACTTCAGCCTACAAGAAACCAGCATGGTGTTGGCAAGCGAAGCCCCCAATGTCCCAGAGAGACCCACGCTACTGCCCCCCTGCCTCTTCGAACACTCCTACGCCCAGAAAAAACGAGGGGCGCCTCCTCGCAAGAGACGCAGGAGGAAAAGATTGGTGCCAAAGAAACAGCGTAAAAACCCTCGTCCAAAGGTCTCTCCGATTCCCTCCCTCAGCGTTTCCAACAGTCCTCACCATTTAGAAGTTAATGTGGCGGGAAAACGCACAACTGGGCGTGCACGGGCCTTAAAACAG caggatgaagaggaggaggaggtgaccGATCATTCATCAGATCCAGAGGACGAGCAGCGTGTGATGGTACCACTGACGCTGACTCAGCCAATAGCAGAGCAGCCACAGTCACACACAGAGGCAGAG GATGAGACACAAATTAAGTCCAACTTTGTCCTAGTTTGGGATGATCCCGACTCTCTGGATGAGGCTCCCCACGTGAACCCCATCCCCGAACCTCTGGTCCACAATGCACCTGTTGAATCGACACAGGAGACTGTTCCCACTGCTGATAATTTAACATATATAGATCTAACCGCAACGTCGGAGGACGCTTTACTTTCAGATCACTTTGATCTCCAGTCAGGAATTATGCTTCTAGCCACTGCGTCagaacaacaaacccagagagATGACCTGAGGTCCTGTCAAAGGCAAGAGAATGCACAGACGTGTGGTTTATTCTTGGGAGGTGAGCCTGAGCCACCTCAAGAACCAGAGCAAGAACAAGTGAGAGAAGCAGAAGGCAAACGCGCGAGGGAAGAAGCAAAACGAGTTCGGGAGGAGGAAGCAAAACGAGTGCGGGAAGAGGAACTAGTACAGAAAGAAGCAAAACGAgttagagaaaaagaaaaacaagcgCGAGAAGAGCAACGAGTACAGGAGGAAGCAAAACGAGTTCGAGAAGAAGTGCAACGAGTGCAAGAAAAACGAGTACAAGAAGAAGCGAAACGAGCGCGAGAAGAGGAAACAAAACGGGCGCGAGAAAAGGAACGAGTTCGAGAAGAAGCAAAACGAGTGCGAGAAGAAGCAAAACGAGTGCGAGAAGAAGCAAAACGAGAGCGAGAAGAAGCGAAACGAGCGCGAGAAGAGGAAGCGAAACGAGCGCGAGAAGAGGAAGCGGAACGAGCGCGAGAAGAGGAAGCGGAACGAGCGCGAGAAGAGGAAGCGGAACGAGCGCGAGAAGAGGAAGCGGAACGAGCGCGCGAAGAGGAAGCGGAACGAGCGCGCGAAGAGGAAGCGGAACGAGCGCGCGTACAGGAAGCGGAACGAGCGCGAGTACAGGAAGCGGAACGAGCGCGAGTACAGGAAGCGGAACGAGCGCGAGAAGAGGAAGCGGAACGAGCGCGAGAAGAGGAAGCGGAACGAGCGCGAGAAGAGGAAGCGGAACGAGCGCGAGAAGAGGAAGCGGAACGAGCGCGAGAAGAGGAAGCGGAACGAGCGCGAGTACAG GAAGCAGAGAAACTAGCGCGCGCACAGGAAGCAGAGAAACTAGCGCGCGCACAGGAAGCAGAGAAACTAGCGCGCGCACAGGAAGCAGAGAAACTAGCGCGCGTACAGGAAGCAGAGAAACTAGCGCAGGAAGAAGAAGCTAGACGAGTGCAGGAAGAAGAAGCTAGACGAGTGCAGGAAGAACAAAAAGCAAGACGATTGCGTGAAGAAGcgcaacaagaagaacaagccCGAGAGCAAACGATTGTTGAACTTAATTCCTCTCAAAAAGCTGCTTCTGATTTGTGCGCTGTACTACAGACATCTCTCCCCTTTGCTAAGATGAACCTCAGTCCAGTGGTTCGTCTACAAAGACTGAAGTTCCTAAAGGCTTCGAAAAAACCCTTTAAAGTCTCAATGCTTTTTTTACGAGGACTCTCCGTTGATGCTGTGGAGAACAACCAGTCAAGATCAAAGCAAACAGAGCACACAAGCTCCACCTGCATACTTACACAACTCAAATCCAGTCCATGTCTCGTGGAATTAGGAACAGTGCATCGAGCAGAGAAAGCGTCTGTGTCGAGTTCTAGTTCGACCAGGAATCAAAGCACGAAAAATAAGCAAGTCGACGAATCTCCCACCCCCCTCTCGCATCCTTCAGATCCTTCCTCCGAGATCTCCCAAAGTCAGTTCTTGGCAACCCTGGCCGTGTTACCCAAACATCGAGACTCGGAGAAG TCGAGCCGTAAAGACGGCGCCGATGGCAGACGACCATACGTGTGGAGCCGCATGTGTAAAAAGAGCTCCACAACGACCTCACTAcatcatcacaaaaaaaaaaaagacagaactaAAGAAGGTGGTGATGGTAACAAAAATACCGTGAAGCGAAGACTTTCCCTGGAGAATAAGGATGAAAGTGAGCAGGTCAAAGCTAAAGAACCCGTGCAGATTGCTGCCAAAAAGCCGGTGATGGTCGAAGATCCCACATTCTTCAGTGAGCTAGTCGCAGCTTCTGGGAATCGTCGTTTTGGTCGCCCGTCTGTTAACCGAGCGAGACTCGATGCTGTCAAGAAGAGTCCAGGTCACAAAACAGCTCAGTTGTCTTCAACCAGTCCGAGCTGTTCTGCTACCAGCAAGAATGACTCGTCCGCCAACAGTGAGTGGTCCATCCCTTGTAGCCCGGGACGTCCCAAGACCAACGGGAAAATCAGGAGTCCTGAACAGTCAGTGGATGTTGAAGAAGCACTTCAAAGCAAGTCCTGCCCGTCTGGTTCTCAGGAAAAATACGAGCAGAGTCCTCAGAGGATGGCTTCAAAATCAACCAACGCCACTCCCGAGAAGTCGTTGAACGATCAGGAGAGTCTCCACGTACGTAAGAGCGGAGCATCTCCTGGCAGCAAAGCGGCGCTTCTTGACGGCATTCGTAGATTTCTGACGAAGACGCCAAACGAAAACCCAGAATCTGCTGCAAGCAGCGCCGAGTGTCCTCCTGTGAAGAAGGTCAAGTTGGTCCAAACCCTCATATCATCCAGAAAAAGTTTGAGCTCCATCAGTGTCGCCAGGCTTCGGAAGCTGGCAAAAGCCAAGGCCAAACGCCGCCGCCAACAATTTGAGAAGACTGGAACCGTGAAAACCAACGGCACGTGGATCCCTCCCACCTTCGAGGAGAGTGAAGTCGTCCGGTTACAGGAGGAGGAGTTGGCCAGGAAGGAGGCAGAGTCCTCGTTCCCTGGTGTGGATCTGATGTCACTGCTGGTGAAGAAGGAGCCAATCACGTCGCCGCTGCAGCCTCTGACTGTCATCGGTAAACACCTGCTGAGAAACCAGTGTGGCGAGTGCGGCTGTAAGTTCAGTTGCAGCGCCGCCCTGGAGAAGCACGTCAGCATGCACTACCTGTACCGACCCTTCACCTGCAAGCTGTGCGGGAAATGTTACCCCAACTCCAAGGCATTCAAACGGCACGATCGCGTGCATCGCAACGGGCGGATCCACGTGTGCCCGCAGTGCGGCAAGGGCTTCGTCTACCGCTACGGCCTGGCTAAGCACATCCGCATGGTGCACAGCCGCATCAAACCTTTCGTCTGCCAGATCTGCAACAAGAGCTACGCCACGCGGCAGGACGTGGAGTCGCATACGCGCTCCCACACGGGAGAGAAACCGTTCAGCTGTGAGTTCTGTGAAAAACGATTCATACGACGGGTTCAACTGAACATGCACCTGCGGCGGCACCTGGGGGAGCGGCGGTTTTGGTGTCCGGAGTGCAACAAAGGCTTTATGGACATGAGTAACATGAAAaagcacatgttgacccatacCGGATTGAAACCACACGCCTGTCCACATTGTCCGAAAACCTACACACAGGCAGTTAACATGAGAAAACACGTCCAGAGCGTACATTGTTTCTAA
- the LOC114462698 gene encoding axoneme-associated protein mst101(2)-like isoform X5 has product MSADAFQSEYASVMDSMMRTAMAQTTKLVESMVNDLRAEISRVRTENELLRSACGRPDEQKNQGNHPAVHAGDTRLLSAAQAEDYRSVAEKHDRAVQCDLANMAELAPLQQHQHVTEKRTKYVLRPHKSVTDDDGNSQMTFTLVKHEHSDAVCSIDPMFVSSDPGENSAFADETQDLELYTVEEKPTLMLIQKFEETTATPIFEKEPSPPRSPIISIATVMSITEEEFDSVGRPNFSLQETSMVLASEAPNVPERPTLLPPCLFEHSYAQKKRGAPPRKRRRRKRLVPKKQRKNPRPKVSPIPSLSVSNSPHHLEVNVAGKRTTGRARALKQDEEEEEVTDHSSDPEDEQRVMDETQIKSNFVLVWDDPDSLDEAPHVNPIPEPLVHNAPVESTQETVPTADNLTYIDLTATSEDALLSDHFDLQSGIMLLATASEQQTQRDDLRSCQRQENAQTCGLFLGGEPEPPQEPEQEQVREAEGKRAREEAKRVREEEAKRVREEELVQKEAKRVREKEKQAREEQRVQEEAKRVREEVQRVQEKRVQEEAKRAREEETKRAREKERVREEAKRVREEAKRVREEAKREREEAKRAREEEAKRAREEEAERAREEEAERAREEEAERAREEEAERAREEEAERAREEEAERARVQEAERARVQEAERARVQEAERAREEEAERAREEEAERAREEEAERAREEEAERAREEEAERARVQEAEKLARAQEAEKLARAQEAEKLARAQEAEKLARVQEAEKLAQEEEARRVQEEEARRVQEEQKARRLREEAQQEEQAREQTIVELNSSQKAASDLCAVLQTSLPFAKMNLSPVVRLQRLKFLKASKKPFKVSMLFLRGLSVDAVENNQSRSKQTEHTSSTCILTQLKSSPCLVELGTVHRAEKASVSSSSSTRNQSTKNKQVDESPTPLSHPSDPSSEISQSQFLATLAVLPKHRDSEKSSRKDGADGRRPYVWSRMCKKSSTTTSLHHHKKKKDRTKEGGDGNKNTVKRRLSLENKDESEQVKAKEPVQIAAKKPVMVEDPTFFSELVAASGNRRFGRPSVNRARLDAVKKSPGHKTAQLSSTSPSCSATSKNDSSANSEWSIPCSPGRPKTNGKIRSPEQSVDVEEALQSKSCPSGSQEKYEQSPQRMASKSTNATPEKSLNDQESLHVRKSGASPGSKAALLDGIRRFLTKTPNENPESAASSAECPPVKKVKLVQTLISSRKSLSSISVARLRKLAKAKAKRRRQQFEKTGTVKTNGTWIPPTFEESEVVRLQEEELARKEAESSFPGVDLMSLLVKKEPITSPLQPLTVIGKHLLRNQCGECGCKFSCSAALEKHVSMHYLYRPFTCKLCGKCYPNSKAFKRHDRVHRNGRIHVCPQCGKGFVYRYGLAKHIRMVHSRIKPFVCQICNKSYATRQDVESHTRSHTGEKPFSCEFCEKRFIRRVQLNMHLRRHLGERRFWCPECNKGFMDMSNMKKHMLTHTGLKPHACPHCPKTYTQAVNMRKHVQSVHCF; this is encoded by the exons ATGTCTGCGGATGCCTTTCAGAGCGAGTACGCCTCCGTCATGGACAGCATGATGAGGACCGCCATGGCACAGACCACCAAGCTGGTGGAGAGCATGGTGAACGACCTGAGGGCCGAGATATCCCGAGTAAGGACCGAGAACGAGCTCCTGCGCTCGGCGTGCGGGCGGCCGGACGAGCAGAAGAACCAGGGAAACCATCCAGCTGTTCATGCCGGAGACACAAGGCTTCTATCGGCTGCTCAGGCCGAGGATTACCGAAGTGTGGCGGAAAAACACGACCGAGCTGTGCAGTGCG ATTTGGCCAACATGGCGGAGCTGGCACCGCTCCAACAACACCAACACGTCACAGAGAAAAGAACTAAGTACGTCCTGAGGCCTCACAAAAGTGTCACAGACGACGATGGGAACTCCCAGATGACGTTCACTCTGGTCAAGCATGAG CATTCAGACGCCGTGTGTTCTATAGATCCAATGTTCGTATCGAGTGATCCAGGTGAGAACTCAG CGTTTGCTGATGAGACCCAGGACCTAGAGCTGTACACGGTGGAGGAGAAGCCCACACTAATGCTCATCCAGAAGTTTGAAGAAACCACAGCCACGCCCATTTTTGAAAAGGAACCCAGCCCCCCGCGCTCCCCCATCATTTCCATCGCCACAGTGATGAGCATCACTGAGGAGGAGTTTGACAGCGTAGGACGACCAAACTTCAGCCTACAAGAAACCAGCATGGTGTTGGCAAGCGAAGCCCCCAATGTCCCAGAGAGACCCACGCTACTGCCCCCCTGCCTCTTCGAACACTCCTACGCCCAGAAAAAACGAGGGGCGCCTCCTCGCAAGAGACGCAGGAGGAAAAGATTGGTGCCAAAGAAACAGCGTAAAAACCCTCGTCCAAAGGTCTCTCCGATTCCCTCCCTCAGCGTTTCCAACAGTCCTCACCATTTAGAAGTTAATGTGGCGGGAAAACGCACAACTGGGCGTGCACGGGCCTTAAAACAG gatgaagaggaggaggaggtgaccGATCATTCATCAGATCCAGAGGACGAGCAGCGTGTGATG GATGAGACACAAATTAAGTCCAACTTTGTCCTAGTTTGGGATGATCCCGACTCTCTGGATGAGGCTCCCCACGTGAACCCCATCCCCGAACCTCTGGTCCACAATGCACCTGTTGAATCGACACAGGAGACTGTTCCCACTGCTGATAATTTAACATATATAGATCTAACCGCAACGTCGGAGGACGCTTTACTTTCAGATCACTTTGATCTCCAGTCAGGAATTATGCTTCTAGCCACTGCGTCagaacaacaaacccagagagATGACCTGAGGTCCTGTCAAAGGCAAGAGAATGCACAGACGTGTGGTTTATTCTTGGGAGGTGAGCCTGAGCCACCTCAAGAACCAGAGCAAGAACAAGTGAGAGAAGCAGAAGGCAAACGCGCGAGGGAAGAAGCAAAACGAGTTCGGGAGGAGGAAGCAAAACGAGTGCGGGAAGAGGAACTAGTACAGAAAGAAGCAAAACGAgttagagaaaaagaaaaacaagcgCGAGAAGAGCAACGAGTACAGGAGGAAGCAAAACGAGTTCGAGAAGAAGTGCAACGAGTGCAAGAAAAACGAGTACAAGAAGAAGCGAAACGAGCGCGAGAAGAGGAAACAAAACGGGCGCGAGAAAAGGAACGAGTTCGAGAAGAAGCAAAACGAGTGCGAGAAGAAGCAAAACGAGTGCGAGAAGAAGCAAAACGAGAGCGAGAAGAAGCGAAACGAGCGCGAGAAGAGGAAGCGAAACGAGCGCGAGAAGAGGAAGCGGAACGAGCGCGAGAAGAGGAAGCGGAACGAGCGCGAGAAGAGGAAGCGGAACGAGCGCGAGAAGAGGAAGCGGAACGAGCGCGCGAAGAGGAAGCGGAACGAGCGCGCGAAGAGGAAGCGGAACGAGCGCGCGTACAGGAAGCGGAACGAGCGCGAGTACAGGAAGCGGAACGAGCGCGAGTACAGGAAGCGGAACGAGCGCGAGAAGAGGAAGCGGAACGAGCGCGAGAAGAGGAAGCGGAACGAGCGCGAGAAGAGGAAGCGGAACGAGCGCGAGAAGAGGAAGCGGAACGAGCGCGAGAAGAGGAAGCGGAACGAGCGCGAGTACAG GAAGCAGAGAAACTAGCGCGCGCACAGGAAGCAGAGAAACTAGCGCGCGCACAGGAAGCAGAGAAACTAGCGCGCGCACAGGAAGCAGAGAAACTAGCGCGCGTACAGGAAGCAGAGAAACTAGCGCAGGAAGAAGAAGCTAGACGAGTGCAGGAAGAAGAAGCTAGACGAGTGCAGGAAGAACAAAAAGCAAGACGATTGCGTGAAGAAGcgcaacaagaagaacaagccCGAGAGCAAACGATTGTTGAACTTAATTCCTCTCAAAAAGCTGCTTCTGATTTGTGCGCTGTACTACAGACATCTCTCCCCTTTGCTAAGATGAACCTCAGTCCAGTGGTTCGTCTACAAAGACTGAAGTTCCTAAAGGCTTCGAAAAAACCCTTTAAAGTCTCAATGCTTTTTTTACGAGGACTCTCCGTTGATGCTGTGGAGAACAACCAGTCAAGATCAAAGCAAACAGAGCACACAAGCTCCACCTGCATACTTACACAACTCAAATCCAGTCCATGTCTCGTGGAATTAGGAACAGTGCATCGAGCAGAGAAAGCGTCTGTGTCGAGTTCTAGTTCGACCAGGAATCAAAGCACGAAAAATAAGCAAGTCGACGAATCTCCCACCCCCCTCTCGCATCCTTCAGATCCTTCCTCCGAGATCTCCCAAAGTCAGTTCTTGGCAACCCTGGCCGTGTTACCCAAACATCGAGACTCGGAGAAG TCGAGCCGTAAAGACGGCGCCGATGGCAGACGACCATACGTGTGGAGCCGCATGTGTAAAAAGAGCTCCACAACGACCTCACTAcatcatcacaaaaaaaaaaaagacagaactaAAGAAGGTGGTGATGGTAACAAAAATACCGTGAAGCGAAGACTTTCCCTGGAGAATAAGGATGAAAGTGAGCAGGTCAAAGCTAAAGAACCCGTGCAGATTGCTGCCAAAAAGCCGGTGATGGTCGAAGATCCCACATTCTTCAGTGAGCTAGTCGCAGCTTCTGGGAATCGTCGTTTTGGTCGCCCGTCTGTTAACCGAGCGAGACTCGATGCTGTCAAGAAGAGTCCAGGTCACAAAACAGCTCAGTTGTCTTCAACCAGTCCGAGCTGTTCTGCTACCAGCAAGAATGACTCGTCCGCCAACAGTGAGTGGTCCATCCCTTGTAGCCCGGGACGTCCCAAGACCAACGGGAAAATCAGGAGTCCTGAACAGTCAGTGGATGTTGAAGAAGCACTTCAAAGCAAGTCCTGCCCGTCTGGTTCTCAGGAAAAATACGAGCAGAGTCCTCAGAGGATGGCTTCAAAATCAACCAACGCCACTCCCGAGAAGTCGTTGAACGATCAGGAGAGTCTCCACGTACGTAAGAGCGGAGCATCTCCTGGCAGCAAAGCGGCGCTTCTTGACGGCATTCGTAGATTTCTGACGAAGACGCCAAACGAAAACCCAGAATCTGCTGCAAGCAGCGCCGAGTGTCCTCCTGTGAAGAAGGTCAAGTTGGTCCAAACCCTCATATCATCCAGAAAAAGTTTGAGCTCCATCAGTGTCGCCAGGCTTCGGAAGCTGGCAAAAGCCAAGGCCAAACGCCGCCGCCAACAATTTGAGAAGACTGGAACCGTGAAAACCAACGGCACGTGGATCCCTCCCACCTTCGAGGAGAGTGAAGTCGTCCGGTTACAGGAGGAGGAGTTGGCCAGGAAGGAGGCAGAGTCCTCGTTCCCTGGTGTGGATCTGATGTCACTGCTGGTGAAGAAGGAGCCAATCACGTCGCCGCTGCAGCCTCTGACTGTCATCGGTAAACACCTGCTGAGAAACCAGTGTGGCGAGTGCGGCTGTAAGTTCAGTTGCAGCGCCGCCCTGGAGAAGCACGTCAGCATGCACTACCTGTACCGACCCTTCACCTGCAAGCTGTGCGGGAAATGTTACCCCAACTCCAAGGCATTCAAACGGCACGATCGCGTGCATCGCAACGGGCGGATCCACGTGTGCCCGCAGTGCGGCAAGGGCTTCGTCTACCGCTACGGCCTGGCTAAGCACATCCGCATGGTGCACAGCCGCATCAAACCTTTCGTCTGCCAGATCTGCAACAAGAGCTACGCCACGCGGCAGGACGTGGAGTCGCATACGCGCTCCCACACGGGAGAGAAACCGTTCAGCTGTGAGTTCTGTGAAAAACGATTCATACGACGGGTTCAACTGAACATGCACCTGCGGCGGCACCTGGGGGAGCGGCGGTTTTGGTGTCCGGAGTGCAACAAAGGCTTTATGGACATGAGTAACATGAAAaagcacatgttgacccatacCGGATTGAAACCACACGCCTGTCCACATTGTCCGAAAACCTACACACAGGCAGTTAACATGAGAAAACACGTCCAGAGCGTACATTGTTTCTAA